Proteins from a genomic interval of Candidatus Binataceae bacterium:
- a CDS encoding TetR/AcrR family transcriptional regulator, with the protein MADALKVQNHDDPLVKARRRQIFLAACRVLARKSFHQATVKEIAVEAGLAAGSIYLYLQSKDAILLLLAESMVGELAEALPEIRAASGDDPRRELLGIMRAALDVIDRYREAFAVLNHEVLYLGRRPQYRAPLHQILEPYIGALTQAVERGGQRGLLHVTDVPSVVEAVHMLCSGWARVSGLLVKTEKETYWREIAAIIEGRFFAGSVER; encoded by the coding sequence ATGGCGGACGCGCTTAAAGTTCAGAATCACGATGACCCGCTGGTCAAAGCGCGCCGGCGGCAGATTTTTCTCGCTGCCTGCCGCGTGCTCGCGCGCAAATCGTTCCATCAGGCGACGGTCAAGGAGATAGCGGTCGAGGCCGGACTCGCCGCCGGCTCGATCTATCTCTACCTGCAGAGCAAGGACGCGATTCTGCTGCTGCTCGCCGAATCGATGGTCGGTGAGCTGGCCGAGGCGCTGCCCGAGATTCGCGCGGCCAGCGGCGACGATCCGCGGCGTGAACTGCTCGGCATCATGCGCGCCGCGCTCGACGTAATCGATCGCTATCGCGAAGCCTTCGCCGTGCTCAATCACGAGGTGCTCTACCTCGGACGCCGTCCGCAGTATCGTGCGCCGCTCCATCAGATTCTCGAACCGTATATTGGCGCGCTGACGCAGGCGGTCGAGCGCGGCGGTCAACGTGGGCTGCTGCACGTCACCGACGTCCCGAGCGTGGTCGAGGCCGTGCATATGCTCTGTTCCGGCTGGGCGAGGGTTAGCGGGCTGCTGGTCAAGACTGAGAAAGAGACCTATTGGCGCGAAATCGCGGCGATTATCGAGGGCCGCTTTTTTGCTGGTTCGGTTGAGCGGTGA
- a CDS encoding LysR family transcriptional regulator, whose product MHIETLKVFCDIIESGSVSYAASQNFVTQSAVSQQVRSLEDKYECRLLERARAGVKPTPAGQILYNSSKEIVRRFIELENRLREIGSVVAGSIRVGTVYSVGLHELPPYLTEFIRTHPQVNVHLEYLRSNKIYEDLAEGKIDLGIVAYPAKRSQIVTVAFRHDELVLVAPPDDALAKLNKVSVRELIGQHFVGYERDIATRKASDRILHEYGVKPHYTMEFDNIETIKRAVEIGQGIAIVPRSTVEHETARGSLKLLEFTEGPFMRPLAIIYKRGRELSPAVNKFIEILTSSKIPMPGGQGARNGVKADSHERVAKDLPQTKEAHTKDVPQTADR is encoded by the coding sequence ATGCACATCGAGACATTGAAGGTCTTCTGCGACATCATCGAAAGCGGCAGCGTTTCTTATGCCGCTTCGCAAAACTTCGTGACCCAATCAGCGGTCAGCCAGCAGGTCCGCAGTCTCGAGGACAAGTACGAGTGTCGCCTGTTAGAGCGCGCGCGCGCCGGAGTCAAGCCAACGCCAGCGGGCCAAATTCTTTATAACTCGAGCAAGGAGATCGTCCGGCGCTTCATCGAACTGGAAAACCGCCTGCGCGAGATCGGCTCAGTGGTTGCGGGTTCGATTCGCGTCGGCACGGTGTACAGCGTCGGGCTGCATGAGCTTCCGCCCTACCTAACCGAATTCATCCGCACCCATCCGCAGGTCAATGTTCACCTCGAGTATTTGCGCTCCAACAAGATTTACGAAGATCTGGCCGAGGGCAAGATCGATCTTGGTATCGTCGCCTATCCGGCCAAGCGCAGCCAGATTGTCACCGTCGCCTTTCGCCATGACGAGCTGGTCCTGGTGGCGCCGCCCGACGACGCGCTGGCCAAGCTCAATAAGGTCTCGGTCAGGGAGCTGATCGGCCAGCATTTCGTCGGCTACGAGAGGGACATCGCGACGCGCAAGGCCTCCGATCGGATTCTGCATGAATATGGGGTCAAGCCGCACTATACGATGGAGTTCGATAACATCGAGACGATCAAGCGGGCGGTCGAGATCGGACAGGGTATCGCGATCGTGCCCCGCTCGACGGTCGAGCACGAGACGGCGCGCGGCTCGCTCAAGCTGCTGGAATTCACCGAGGGACCGTTCATGCGGCCGCTTGCGATCATCTACAAGCGCGGCCGCGAGCTTTCACCGGCGGTCAACAAGTTCATCGAGATTCTCACCTCCAGCAAAATCCCGATGCCGGGCGGTCAGGGCGCGCGCAACGGCGTCAAGGCGGATTCCCACGAACGCGTCGCGAAAGACCTTCCGCAGACAAAGGAAGCTCACACAAAGGACGTTCCCCAGACTGCCGACCGCTAA